Proteins encoded within one genomic window of Camelina sativa cultivar DH55 chromosome 19, Cs, whole genome shotgun sequence:
- the LOC104766417 gene encoding LON peptidase N-terminal domain and RING finger protein 3-like isoform X1 translates to MIQMDGGDRLGVTLLDRMSTTTVDTNQSSLTGLTLEAILKSDKNVTSPSPPQILPPTPLPMPPSSNHSNLTLLDVMQREHRHDRHSRDKTAWKSLREKLRLKRNATTVWISANPIPNSDTPIPVRDNENRQLGFLLSSTGNVTTEEASSAEGRVRLGAVLAEERALSAREGETFVEPARMSLMELLEENEEQMSFVSVEGEAEETVTVTAAERSCCVCMVRSKGAAFIPCGHTFCRLCSRELWVQRGNCPLCNTTILEVLDLF, encoded by the coding sequence ATGATTCAAATGGACGGTGGAGATAGGCTAGGAGTGACGTTATTAGATCGTATGTCAACAACAACGGTGGACACTAACCAGAGCTCGTTAACTGGTTTAACTCTAGAAGCTATTCTAAAGTCTGACAAAAACGTAACCTCGCCGTCTCCGCCGCAGATTCTCCCGCCGACACCACTACCGATGCCGCCGTCTAGTAATCACTCGAACCTGACGCTTCTCGATGTAATGCAGAGAGAGCACCGACACGACCGACACAGTCGAGACAAAACCGCGTGGAAAAGTCTTCGTGAAAAGCTCCGTCTTAAACGTAACGCTACTACTGTTTGGATCTCGGCTAATCCTATCCCGAATTCGGATACGCCTATTCCGGTTAGGGATAACGAAAACCGCCAGCTCGGGTTTCTCCTGTCCAGCACTGGGAACGTAACAACGGAGGAAGCTTCGTCGGCGGAGGGAAGGGTTCGGTTAGGGGCTGTGTTGGCGGAGGAGAGAGCGTTATCGGCGAGAGAAGGGGAAACGTTTGTGGAGCCGGCGAGGATGTCTTTGATGGAGTTGTTAGAGGAGAATGAAGAGCAGATGAGTTTTGTAAGTGTCGAAGGAGAAGCAGAGGAGACGGTGACGGTGACGGCGGCGGAGAGAAGTTGTTGTGTGTGTATGGTGAGAAGTAAAGGAGCTGCGTTTATTCCGTGTGGTCATACGTTTTGTAGGTTGTGTTCGAGAGAGCTTTGGGTTCAAAGAGGGAACTGTCCTCTCTGTAATACCACAATTTTAGAAGTTCTTGATCTTTTTTAG
- the LOC104766417 gene encoding uncharacterized protein LOC104766417 isoform X2, with protein MIQMDGGDRLGVTLLDRMSTTTVDTNQSSLTGLTLEAILKSDKNVTSPSPPQILPPTPLPMPPSSNHSNLTLLDVMQREHRHDRHSRDKTAWKSLREKLRLKRNATTVWISANPIPNSDTPIPVRDNENRQLGFLLSSTGNVTTEEASSAEGRVRLGAVLAEERALSAREEETFVEPARMSLMELLEENEEQMSFVSVEGEAEETVTVTAAERSCCVCMVRSKGAAFIPCGHTFCRLCSRELWVQRGNCPLCNTTILEVLDLF; from the exons ATGATTCAAATGGACGGTGGAGATAGGCTAGGAGTGACGTTATTAGATCGTATGTCAACAACAACGGTGGACACTAACCAGAGCTCGTTAACTGGTTTAACTCTAGAAGCTATTCTAAAGTCTGACAAAAACGTAACCTCGCCGTCTCCGCCGCAGATTCTCCCGCCGACACCACTACCGATGCCGCCGTCTAGTAATCACTCGAACCTGACGCTTCTCGATGTAATGCAGAGAGAGCACCGACACGACCGACACAGTCGAGACAAAACCGCGTGGAAAAGTCTTCGTGAAAAGCTCCGTCTTAAACGTAACGCTACTACTGTTTGGATCTCGGCTAATCCTATCCCGAATTCGGATACGCCTATTCCGGTTAGGGATAACGAAAACCGCCAGCTCGGGTTTCTCCTGTCCAGCACTGGGAACGTAACAACGGAGGAAGCTTCGTCGGCGGAGGGAAGGGTTCGGTTAGGGGCTGTGTTGGCGGAG GAGAGAGCGTTATCGGCGAGAGAAGAGGAAACGTTTGTGGAGCCGGCGAGGATGTCTTTGATGGAGTTGTTAGAGGAGAATGAAGAGCAGATGAGTTTTGTAAGTGTCGAAGGAGAAGCAGAGGAGACGGTGACGGTGACGGCGGCGGAGAGAAGTTGTTGTGTGTGTATGGTGAGAAGTAAAGGAGCTGCGTTTATTCCGTGTGGTCATACGTTTTGTAGGTTGTGTTCGAGAGAGCTTTGGGTTCAAAGAGGGAACTGTCCTCTCTGTAATACCACAATTTTAGAAGTTCTTGATCTTTTTTAG
- the LOC104789867 gene encoding ER lumen protein-retaining receptor B, translating to MNIFRLAGDMTHLASVLVLLLKIHTIKSCAGVSLKTQELYAIVFATRYLDIFTSFVSIYNTSMKLVFLGSSFSIVWYMKYHKAVHRTYDREQDTFRHWFLVLPCLLLALLIHEKFTFLEVLWTFSLYLEAVAILPQLVLLQRTRNIDNLTGQYIFLLGGYRGLYILNWIYRYFTEPHFVHWITWIAGLVQTLLYADFFYYYFLSWKNNKKLQLPA from the exons ATGAACATTTTCAGATTAGCTGGTGATATGACTCACCTGGCCAGTGTTCTCGTCTTGCTTCTCAAGATCCACACCATCAAATCCTGCGCTG GTGTCTCATTGAAGACTCAAGAACTCTATGCCATTGTCTTTGCTACGCGTTATTTGGATATTTTCACGAGTTTCGTGTCTATCTACAACACTTCTATGAAGTTGGTGTTTTTAGGAAGTTCCTTTTCGATTGTTTGGTACATGAAGTATCATAAGGCTGTCCACAGGACTTACGACAGGGAGCAAGATACGTTTCGCCATTGGTTCCTTGTGCTTCCCTGCCTACTCTTAGCTCTTCTGATTCATGAAAAGTTTACCTTTCTCGAG GTACTTTGGACGTTTTCGTTGTACTTGGAGGCTGTTGCCATATTACCTCAGCTTGTTTTGCTGCAAAGGACTAGAAACATTGACAACTTGACCGGGCAATATATTTTTCTCCTTGG GGGGTACCGTGGATTATACATCCTCAACTGGATCTACCGTTACTTCACTGAGCCACACTTTGTTCATTGGATAA CATGGATCGCCGGGCTTGTTCAAACACTGCTATATGCCGACTTCTTCTATTATTATTTCCTAAG CTGGAAGAATAACAAAAAGCTCCAGTTACCAGCTTAA
- the LOC104766419 gene encoding xyloglucan endotransglucosylase/hydrolase protein 3, whose amino-acid sequence MDYMRTFGVLALALWIITGVDSRVFKGRGIEKYVTFGQNYVVTWGQSHVSTLHSGQEVDLYMDQSSGGGFESKNSYGSGLFQIRIKVPGGNTGGIVTAFYLTSKGGGHDEIDFEFLGNNNGKPVTLQTNLFLNGEGNREERFRLWFNPTKHYHTYGILWNPYQIVFYVDNIPIRVYKNENGVSYPSKPMQVEASLWNGDDWATDGGRTKVNWAYSPFIAHFQDFSLSGCNIDGRSNNVGACASSNYWWNAGNYQRLNGHEQSMYEHFRNKYMNYDYCSDRSKYQTLPRECY is encoded by the exons ATGGactatatgagaacttttggtGTTTTGGCACTAGCGTTATGGATCATCACAGGGGTAGATTCTAGGGTTTTCAAAGGACGAGGGATCGAAAAATATGTTACTTTCGGTCAGAATTATGTTGTTACGTGGGGACAAAGTCATGTTTCCACTCTCCACTCTGGCCAAGAAGTTGATCTCTACATGGATCAATCTTCAG GTGGTGGGTTTGAATCCAAGAACAGCTACGGATCAGGTCTATTCCAAATAAGAATCAAAGTTCCCGGAGGAAATACTGGCGGCATCGTCACGGCCTTTTAT TTGACTTCGAAAGGAGGTGGCCACGACGAGATTGACTTCGAATTTCTAGGGAACAACAACGGGAAACCGGTAACGTTACAGACAAATCTATTTCTGAATggagaaggaaacagagaagagaggTTTAGGCTTTGGTTCAACCCAACCAAACATTACCACACTTATGGGATTCTTTGGAACCCTTACCAAATTGT GTTTTACGTGGACAACATCCCAATAAGAGTGTACAAAAACGAAAACGGCGTAAGCTATCCATCAAAGCCTATGCAAGTCGAGGCTAGTCTCTGGAACGGTGACGATTGGGCGACTGATGGAGGTCGGACTAAGGTTAATTGGGCATACTCTCCTTTCATTGCCCATTTCCAAGACTTCTCTCTATCCGGCTGCAACATAGATGGTCGGAGTAATAATGTCGGCGCTTGTGCATCCTCCAACTACTGGTGGAATGCAGGCAATTATCAAAGATTAAACGGACACGAACAGAGTATGTATGAGCATTTCAGGAACAAGTACATGAACTATGACTATTGTTCTGATCGCTCTAAGTACCAAACTCTTCCTAGAGAATGTTACTGA
- the LOC104767854 gene encoding putative pentatricopeptide repeat-containing protein At3g25060, mitochondrial, which produces MFRIGLKDSVWFSSTDNIFCMLQRTLLCPRRLKLLLSASNYKRHIAQVYAFVITSGNLLNGSSISRDLVASCGRIGEIFYARKLFDELPQRSVSVYNSMVVAYSRGNQPDEVLRLYDQMIAEKVQPDSSTFTMTIKACLSCMALEKGEAVWCKAVEFGYKNDVFVCSSVLNLYMKFGKMDEAEVLFGKMTKRDVICWTTMVTGFAQGGKSLKAVEFYREMQNDGFGRDKVVMLGLLQASGDLGDMKMGRSVHGYLIRTGLPMNVVVETSLVDMYAKVGFIELASKVFSRMMFKTTVSWGSLISGFAQNGLANKAFEAVVEMQSFGFQPDLVTLVGVLVACSQVGSLKTGRLVHCFILKRHVLDRVTATALMDMYSKCGAVSKSREIFEQVGRKDLVCWNTMISCYGIHGNGQEVVSMFLKMRQSNIEPDHATFASLLSALSHSGLVEQGQRWFSVMINKYNIQPSEKHYVCLIDLLARAGRVEEALEMIKSAKLDNALPIWVALLSGCISHRNLSVGDIAANKILQLNPDNTGIQTLVSNFFATANKWKEVAKVRKLMRNGAMEKVPGYSAIEVNGQLRTFLMEDLSHHEHYHILQVLRNLNSEMKNVYTYTHF; this is translated from the exons ATGT TTCGAATTGGTCTGAAAGATTCGGTCTGGTTTAGTTCGACAGACAACATTTTCTGTATGTTACAGCGGACTCTCTTGTGTCCGAGACGTCTCAAACTTTTGCTATCTGCTAGTAATTACAAGCGGCACATTGCTCAGGTCTACGCTTTCGTAATCACTTCCGGTAATTTACTTAATGGAAGCTCCATTAGCCGCGATCTCGTTGCTTCATGTGGACGAATCGGGGAGATCTTTTATGCACGTAAGTTGTTCGACGAATTGCCTCAGAGGAGTGTTTCTGTTTATAATTCCATGGTTGTGGCGTATTCTCGTGGAAACCAACCAGATGAGGTTTTGCGGCTTTATGATCAGATGATAGCTGAAAAGGTTCAACCAGATAGCTCAACGTTTACTATGACGATCAAAGCATGCTTGAGTTGTATGGCTTTAGAGAAAGGAGAGGCAGTGTGGTGTAAAGCAGTGGAATTTGGGTATAAAAATGATGTCTTTGTTTGTTCCTCTGTTTTGAATCTGTATATGAAGTTTGGGAAAATGGATGAAGCAGAGGTTTTGTTTGGAAAGATGACGAAAAGAGATGTTATTTGCTGGACAACAATGGTGACAGGGTTTGCACAGGGTGGTAAGTCGTTGAAGGCAGTTGAGTTTTACAGAGAGATGCAAAATGATGGATTTGGTAGGGATAAGGTTGTGATGTTGGGTCTGTTACAAGCTTCTGGTGATCTCGGGGATATGAAGATGGGTCGTTCGGTTCATGGTTATTTGATTAGAACAGGTCTTCCTATGAATGTTGTTGTTGAAACTAGTCTGGTTGATATGTATGCTAAGGTTGGGTTTATAGAGCTTGCTTCTAAGGTGTTTAGTAGGATGATGTTTAAAACCACGGTTTCGTGGGGGTCGTTGATCTCTGGATTTGCTCAAAATGGATTAGCTAATAAAGCTTTTGAAGCAGTAGTGGAGATGCAGAGCTTTGGGTTTCAACCGGATCTTGTGACTCTTGTTGGAGTACTTGTGGCGTGTTCGCAAGTCGGGTCATTAAAAACTGGAAGATTGGTACATTGTTTCATTTTGAAAAGGCACGTTCTTGATCGAGTAACCGCAACTGCACTGATGGACATGTACTCAAAATGTGGTGCTGTTTCAAAATCAAGAGAAATCTTTGAACAGGTTGGAAGGAAAGACTTGGTTTGTTGGAACACAATGATATCTTGTTATGGAATACATGGTAACGGTCAAGAAGTTGTATCAATGTTCCTCAAAATGAGGCAATCAAACATAGAACCCGACCACGCCACGTTTGCATCCCTTCTCTCTGCTCTTAGCCACTCAGGTCTAGTAGAACAAGGCCAACGTTGGTTCAGCGTCatgataaacaaatataatatccAACCGAGCGAAAAACACTATGTGTGTTTAATCGATCTCCTCGCACGTGCAGGGAGAGTAGAAGAGGCTCTTGAGATGATAAAATCGGCTAAACTTGACAATGCTTTGCCTATTTGGGTTGCTCTTCTTTCAGGATGCATCAGCCACAGGAATCTATCAGTTGGGGACATCGCAGCCAATAAGATTCTTCAGTTGAATCCGGATAACACCGGGATCCAAACACTGGTTTCTAACTTCTTTGCAACTGCCAATAAGTGGAAGGAAGTGGCCAAAGTGAGGAAGTTGATGAGAAATGGGGCCATGGAGAAGGTACCAGGCTACAGCGCCATCGAAGTAAATGGGCAGCTTCGAACTTTTCTCATGGAAGATTTGAGCCACCATGAACATTATCACATATTGCAAGTGTTGAGAAACTTGAATTCTGAGATGAAGAATGTGTATACATACACCCATTTCTAA